A section of the Thunnus albacares chromosome 6, fThuAlb1.1, whole genome shotgun sequence genome encodes:
- the ypel2b gene encoding protein yippee-like 2, producing MVRMTRSKTFQAYLPSCHRTYSCIHCRAHLANHDELISKSFQGSQGRAYLFNSVVNVGCGPAEERVLLTGLHAVADIYCENCKTTLGWKYEHAFESSQKYKEGKFIIELAHMIKDNGWD from the exons ATGGTCAGAATGACACGCTCCAAGACCTTCCAGGCGTACCTGCCGAGCTGCCACCGAACCTACAGCTGCATCCACTGCCGAGCTCACCTTGCGAACCATGACGAGCTCATCTCCAAG TCGTTCCAGGGCAGCCAGGGCAGAGCCTACCTGTTCAACTCAGT GGTGAACGTCGGGTGTGGCCCTGCGGAGGAGAGAGTTCTGCTCACGGGTCTGCACGCTGTAGCAGATATCTACTGTGAGAACTGCAAGACGACCCTGGGATGGAAATAC GAACATGCCTTTGAGAGCAGTCAGAAGTATAAAGAGGGCAAGTTCATCATCGAGCTGGCCCACATGATCAAGGACAACGGCTGGGACTGA